In one window of Allochromatium tepidum DNA:
- the cmr1 gene encoding type III-B CRISPR module RAMP protein Cmr1, with protein MRRSTLELDPSVALSAWSETTAANADPWTHYACKLVTPLYGGGVRAAEVDTSMPIRAAGIRGQLRFWWRIVAGPFASPEAMFQREAAIWGGIASSGPSASRVAARVKAKPVQAMHLSAKSQVAGLPAYGLILDPGADPILLKSGYPFELFVRCASDLTPRQHDEVQTALRWWASFGGVGARTRRGFGAVQVGMLQPVTPEEVAEYGGRLCVAASGSNEIDAWETSVKKLQRFRQGPNLGRNPGQGNRPGRSRWPEPDTIRRQTRRHAKNHDPEHPVDGVYPRAWFGLPIIFHFKDADEPSDSTLIPDGERDRMASPLILRPYWSGQKWHPSALLLPGWERRATELRVGFGNGPFRRAWPSDSAERARLAAQIQPMAGRGDDPLTAFMDYFKQD; from the coding sequence ATGCGTCGATCTACCCTGGAGCTTGATCCGAGCGTTGCCTTGAGCGCGTGGTCTGAAACCACGGCGGCTAACGCCGATCCCTGGACCCATTACGCCTGCAAGCTGGTCACGCCGCTGTATGGCGGCGGGGTTCGGGCGGCGGAAGTCGATACTTCGATGCCGATCCGCGCGGCGGGTATTCGCGGTCAGCTGCGCTTTTGGTGGCGGATCGTCGCCGGTCCCTTCGCTTCGCCGGAGGCGATGTTTCAGCGCGAGGCAGCCATCTGGGGCGGGATCGCCAGCAGCGGTCCCAGCGCGAGCCGGGTTGCAGCTCGGGTCAAAGCCAAGCCCGTTCAAGCGATGCACCTTAGCGCGAAAAGCCAAGTCGCTGGTTTGCCGGCTTACGGACTCATCCTCGATCCGGGCGCGGATCCGATACTCTTGAAGTCTGGCTATCCGTTTGAGCTATTCGTGCGTTGCGCCTCGGATCTGACGCCCCGGCAGCATGACGAAGTGCAGACCGCGCTGCGTTGGTGGGCGAGTTTTGGCGGTGTGGGCGCACGGACGCGGCGCGGATTCGGCGCGGTGCAGGTCGGCATGCTCCAGCCGGTGACCCCGGAGGAGGTTGCTGAATACGGTGGCCGCCTGTGTGTGGCAGCGAGCGGCTCGAATGAGATCGATGCTTGGGAAACATCCGTCAAAAAGCTGCAACGGTTTCGTCAAGGTCCGAATCTGGGTCGCAACCCCGGCCAAGGCAATCGGCCCGGACGCAGCCGCTGGCCGGAGCCCGACACCATCCGGCGTCAGACGCGGCGACATGCCAAAAACCATGATCCCGAGCATCCGGTGGATGGCGTTTATCCCCGCGCCTGGTTCGGATTGCCGATCATCTTTCACTTCAAGGATGCGGACGAACCGAGTGATTCGACCTTGATCCCTGATGGCGAGCGTGACCGCATGGCCAGTCCACTCATTCTGCGTCCCTACTGGAGCGGACAAAAATGGCATCCGTCGGCACTGCTCTTACCGGGTTGGGAACGACGCGCCACTGAGTTGCGTGTGGGCTTCGGCAACGGCCCCTTCCGCCGCGCCTGGCCTTCCGACTCCGCCGAACGCGCGCGGCTGGCGGCGCAGATCCAACCGATGGCCGGTCGTGGCGATGATCCGCTGACGGCGTTCATGGACTATTTCAAGCAGGACTGA
- the cmr4 gene encoding type III-B CRISPR module RAMP protein Cmr4 → MHARLFHLHTLSALHCGTGRSVGVVDLPIARARATQLPIVPGSSLRGVLRQEIGARDADLERTLFGPRTIKDNANSFAGALAVGDAHLLAMPVRALAGILCYVTAPFILRRYARDLADVGLTTLEIPSPANREHALVPTDSVNLLDNNTLVLEDLDLGAQRNALTLEWARIIAARVHPHETSGQTDFIQRFAILPDDILGYLSETATELRTRISIDQDTGTVKKGALWFEEHLPAESVLWGLYALSDSNEPGKPKRADALAQALPASPTLLQLGGQAGVGRGLVRLLTQEVAA, encoded by the coding sequence ATGCACGCACGACTCTTTCATCTGCATACCCTCTCCGCGCTCCATTGCGGTACCGGCCGGTCGGTCGGCGTGGTCGATCTGCCGATCGCCCGCGCCCGCGCCACCCAACTGCCGATCGTGCCCGGCTCCTCGCTGCGCGGCGTTCTGCGTCAGGAGATCGGTGCGCGGGATGCCGACCTCGAACGCACGCTGTTCGGTCCCCGCACAATCAAGGACAACGCCAACAGCTTCGCCGGGGCGCTGGCCGTCGGCGATGCCCATCTGCTGGCCATGCCGGTGCGGGCGCTGGCCGGTATCCTGTGCTATGTAACCGCGCCCTTCATTCTGCGCCGCTATGCGCGCGATCTGGCAGATGTGGGGCTGACAACTCTGGAGATCCCCAGTCCGGCCAATCGTGAGCACGCTCTGGTGCCGACCGATTCGGTCAACCTGCTCGACAACAACACCCTGGTGCTCGAAGACCTTGATCTGGGAGCGCAACGTAACGCTCTGACGCTGGAATGGGCCAGGATCATCGCCGCGCGGGTCCACCCGCACGAAACCAGCGGCCAGACCGATTTCATTCAGCGCTTCGCCATCCTGCCCGATGACATTCTCGGCTATCTGAGCGAGACGGCGACCGAACTGCGCACCCGCATCAGCATCGACCAGGACACGGGCACGGTGAAGAAGGGCGCGCTCTGGTTCGAGGAGCATCTGCCTGCCGAGTCGGTGCTGTGGGGGCTGTATGCGCTGAGCGATTCCAATGAGCCGGGCAAGCCGAAGCGCGCCGATGCACTCGCCCAGGCGCTCCCGGCCAGCCCCACGCTGCTGCAACTCGGCGGACAGGCGGGCGTCGGACGCGGTCTGGTGCGGCTGCTGACGCAGGAGGTGGCGGCATGA
- a CDS encoding type III-B CRISPR module-associated Cmr3 family protein, giving the protein MSKKGKKQPKINYNKQQRLQGQSSTARAIPAAQSARVQREAPKSAASSPIVSLEPLAPLIVRSGRPFDDQAGADAPRFPPPSTLAGCLRTAWARAKDQAFGPDLAKLAVASPFLAQVDDTGNIVRLLAPKPADAQYFGHGAEAKCLRLEPSRFEDGCNADLPDGLRPLRLSETIQGKASKGPAWWDWKDLIAFRRGQPLSHPRLTERGWLPPSGDRRTHVAIDAVTQAAESGRLFQTEGLDLEPDNPWLEKSEAPCLRLLARCAEPLPGGLVHLGGERRLTRLHPEPETVWPTPPATWFQDIQKAGGLTLTLLTPGVFQAGYRPGWLNVWVDDRLTGEPPIAPGVRLQLIAAAVERWQPHSGWDLAAQQPRPTRKLVGAGATYWFRLLEPTAPEALAALWLASLCDLEQDRRDGYGLALPAPWKPTD; this is encoded by the coding sequence ATGAGCAAGAAGGGCAAGAAGCAACCCAAGATCAATTACAACAAGCAGCAGCGCCTGCAGGGCCAGTCGAGCACGGCACGGGCGATACCCGCCGCCCAGTCTGCCCGCGTTCAGCGCGAGGCGCCCAAGTCCGCTGCCTCCAGCCCGATCGTCAGTCTGGAGCCACTGGCCCCGCTGATCGTGCGTTCGGGGCGTCCGTTCGACGATCAGGCCGGCGCCGATGCGCCGCGTTTCCCGCCGCCCTCGACTCTGGCGGGCTGTCTGCGCACAGCGTGGGCGCGGGCCAAGGATCAGGCGTTTGGTCCCGATCTCGCTAAACTGGCCGTGGCCAGTCCGTTTCTGGCACAAGTCGACGACACGGGAAACATCGTGCGCTTGCTCGCGCCCAAACCGGCGGATGCCCAGTATTTCGGGCATGGCGCAGAGGCCAAGTGTCTGCGCTTGGAGCCGAGTCGCTTCGAGGATGGCTGTAACGCCGATCTCCCCGATGGACTGCGCCCGCTGCGTCTGTCCGAGACGATCCAGGGCAAGGCCAGCAAGGGGCCGGCCTGGTGGGACTGGAAGGATCTGATCGCCTTTCGCCGGGGGCAGCCGCTCAGCCACCCGCGGCTGACCGAACGCGGCTGGTTGCCGCCATCCGGGGATCGGCGCACCCATGTGGCCATCGACGCGGTGACGCAGGCGGCTGAATCCGGGCGGTTGTTCCAGACTGAAGGGCTGGATCTGGAGCCGGACAATCCATGGCTGGAGAAGTCCGAGGCCCCGTGTTTGCGCCTGCTCGCACGCTGTGCCGAGCCGCTGCCCGGTGGACTGGTCCATCTGGGCGGGGAACGGCGTCTGACCCGTCTGCACCCGGAACCGGAGACGGTCTGGCCGACTCCGCCGGCGACCTGGTTCCAGGATATCCAAAAGGCTGGCGGTTTGACTCTGACGCTGCTCACGCCCGGCGTGTTCCAGGCGGGCTATCGCCCCGGTTGGCTCAATGTTTGGGTTGATGACCGGCTCACCGGCGAGCCGCCGATTGCCCCCGGCGTGCGGCTACAGCTGATCGCCGCCGCCGTCGAGCGCTGGCAGCCGCATTCGGGCTGGGATCTGGCCGCACAACAGCCGCGTCCGACCCGCAAACTGGTCGGCGCCGGCGCGACCTACTGGTTCCGCCTGCTCGAACCGACCGCGCCCGAGGCGCTGGCCGCGCTGTGGCTTGCCAGTCTGTGCGACCTGGAACAGGACCGGCGCGACGGCTATGGCTTGGCCCTGCCGGCGCCCTGGAAACCCACCGACTGA
- a CDS encoding putative CRISPR-associated protein: MPVYLCTCGTSAAKKLPREPRFDAAWVTEHGGVETASKVIYDTFRTARLDDEIALKRDLSAEIHSLARMGVNDKDTVVLFSSETADGQACAWAVKRYLEQARPGILCRVEVVAGLQVTDAHVFRTAGVLNFTKAVRREIDANGAGQCVLNPTGGFKSLVPYTVLIGMLRGVPAKYIFEQSSALIPLPMMPVEFARSRLEPLRPLLERIQNETAIPRAELNKALPSFAERELLESLFEDVGQGQVSLSPVGFLIWEELERPTALVPFLSRRALDDLLKMRATEGTAPDDYITRVARSPEQLAIGKHDSWSNGLFWLKRGEHTRDRYLVSVEGWRLLVWRIVDHDEYDDLLTQNRKTDAGARVAAERREKYAPFVRLELYED; encoded by the coding sequence ATGCCCGTCTATCTCTGCACCTGCGGCACCAGTGCCGCCAAGAAACTGCCGCGCGAACCGCGCTTCGATGCCGCCTGGGTCACTGAACACGGCGGGGTTGAAACAGCCTCCAAGGTGATCTACGACACTTTCCGCACCGCCCGCCTGGACGATGAAATCGCCCTCAAGCGCGACCTCTCCGCCGAGATCCATTCGCTGGCCCGCATGGGGGTGAACGACAAGGATACCGTGGTGCTGTTCAGTTCCGAGACCGCCGATGGACAGGCCTGTGCCTGGGCGGTCAAGCGCTATCTGGAGCAGGCCCGTCCGGGGATCCTCTGCCGGGTTGAGGTCGTGGCCGGTTTGCAGGTCACCGATGCCCACGTCTTCCGCACCGCCGGGGTGCTCAATTTCACCAAGGCGGTGCGGCGCGAGATCGATGCCAATGGGGCCGGACAGTGTGTGCTCAATCCCACGGGCGGCTTCAAGAGCCTGGTGCCCTACACGGTGCTGATCGGGATGCTGCGGGGGGTACCGGCCAAGTACATCTTCGAGCAATCCAGCGCCCTGATTCCGCTGCCGATGATGCCGGTGGAGTTCGCCCGCTCGCGGCTCGAACCGTTGCGCCCGCTGCTGGAGCGCATCCAGAACGAGACGGCGATCCCGCGCGCCGAACTGAACAAGGCGCTGCCGTCGTTCGCGGAGCGCGAGCTTCTGGAATCGCTGTTTGAGGATGTGGGACAGGGACAGGTGAGTCTGTCGCCGGTCGGCTTCCTGATCTGGGAGGAGCTGGAGCGGCCCACGGCCCTGGTGCCCTTCCTATCGCGCCGGGCGCTTGATGATCTGCTCAAGATGCGTGCCACCGAGGGCACGGCCCCGGATGATTACATCACGCGCGTGGCCCGCTCTCCCGAGCAGCTGGCGATCGGTAAACACGACTCATGGAGCAACGGCCTGTTCTGGCTCAAGCGTGGCGAGCATACCCGCGACCGCTATCTGGTCTCGGTCGAAGGCTGGCGGTTGCTGGTGTGGCGCATCGTCGATCATGACGAGTACGACGACCTGCTGACCCAGAACCGCAAGACCGATGCCGGGGCGCGCGTGGCGGCCGAGCGCCGCGAAAAGTATGCCCCCTTTGTCCGCCTGGAACTGTACGAAGACTGA
- a CDS encoding NYN domain-containing protein has protein sequence MESALWSADTIKVETEAEPSPGFKDEGSPTDKRASSAPVMADESVPADERTERPDTLAPPVLPSGPLQPPRSVALYIDGDNQSPAIARDLLASIRQDLGLDVSRVVLAGNDHGHTVPRWQAALAKEGLAEDRILALRVPRKPEAADLAVILELGAALERHRQEPDLVVVVSRDEWLIGAAEAVRARGCRVWVAYAENEAVPAQTQLPTLLLPAVQRNQATSKAATVAPEKPTESVRPTVSAPTFTPTTAVPTAKPTAATPAVQPTSSHTKLLAQIRAQCKVQPGGGYLANEVGQVLYKLGLTDKAARTRFLKAVPGLREAGAGSAKRLIF, from the coding sequence ATGGAGAGTGCGCTGTGGTCGGCTGATACGATCAAGGTTGAGACCGAGGCCGAGCCTTCGCCCGGCTTCAAAGACGAGGGATCGCCCACGGATAAGCGCGCCTCATCCGCGCCTGTCATGGCCGACGAGTCTGTGCCGGCGGACGAACGCACCGAGCGGCCCGATACGCTCGCCCCGCCCGTCCTGCCCAGCGGCCCGCTCCAGCCGCCCCGCTCCGTGGCCCTCTACATCGACGGCGACAACCAATCCCCCGCCATCGCGCGCGACCTGCTGGCGAGTATTCGGCAGGATTTGGGGCTGGACGTCTCGCGCGTGGTGCTGGCCGGCAACGATCATGGTCATACCGTGCCACGCTGGCAGGCGGCGCTGGCCAAGGAGGGATTGGCCGAGGATCGGATTCTGGCGCTGCGCGTACCCCGAAAGCCCGAGGCGGCGGATCTGGCCGTGATCCTGGAGTTGGGTGCGGCCCTGGAGCGGCATCGTCAGGAACCGGATCTGGTGGTGGTCGTCTCGCGCGACGAGTGGCTGATCGGAGCGGCTGAGGCGGTGCGGGCGCGGGGCTGTCGGGTTTGGGTCGCCTATGCCGAGAACGAGGCGGTGCCGGCTCAGACTCAGTTACCGACGTTGCTGCTGCCGGCCGTCCAGCGCAACCAGGCCACGAGCAAGGCGGCAACAGTCGCCCCCGAGAAGCCGACTGAAAGCGTGAGGCCGACGGTCTCGGCTCCCACGTTCACACCCACGACAGCCGTCCCAACGGCCAAGCCCACGGCGGCAACTCCAGCCGTTCAGCCGACTTCATCGCACACGAAGTTGCTTGCTCAGATCCGCGCGCAGTGCAAGGTACAGCCGGGCGGCGGGTATCTGGCCAACGAGGTCGGGCAGGTGCTCTACAAGCTGGGACTGACCGATAAGGCGGCGCGAACCCGGTTCCTGAAGGCGGTTCCCGGCTTGAGGGAGGCGGGAGCGGGCAGCGCTAAGCGCCTGATATTCTGA
- the cmr5 gene encoding type III-B CRISPR module-associated protein Cmr5: MKMRAHHVAKAAYACVEARQNEPNKKKYGAIAHKLPGMILQNGLAQATGFLLAKGAGASEHLMLLDDLKEVLRAGGTVTVTSGEALHREIIAADLAKTLKYTRAALEASGWIKRYVQGVLRVTATGDDSGEQEG, encoded by the coding sequence ATGAAGATGCGTGCCCACCATGTGGCGAAGGCGGCCTATGCGTGTGTCGAGGCCCGCCAGAACGAACCCAACAAGAAGAAGTACGGGGCCATCGCCCACAAGCTGCCGGGGATGATCCTGCAGAACGGTCTGGCTCAGGCCACGGGCTTTCTGCTGGCCAAGGGGGCCGGCGCCTCTGAGCATTTGATGCTGCTCGATGATCTGAAGGAGGTGCTGCGTGCCGGCGGAACGGTCACGGTCACGAGCGGCGAAGCCCTGCATCGGGAGATCATCGCCGCGGATCTGGCCAAGACCCTGAAATACACCCGCGCCGCCCTGGAAGCCTCCGGCTGGATCAAGCGTTATGTGCAGGGCGTGCTGCGGGTCACGGCGACCGGCGACGACAGTGGAGAACAGGAGGGCTGA
- the cas6 gene encoding CRISPR system precrRNA processing endoribonuclease RAMP protein Cas6 — protein MGWREPIEAAPLQAMTANLGMAEDRSEHIDPEPLTEALMGESVPPLARFRVHFTAQEPIRLPEYSGSAWRGLLGHGLRRTACVTRQPTCTGCLLIQNCVYSTLFETPDAQGTPGGAPHPFILAINPQAPRALEPETAFSLDLQLLGTAIQQMPYLIHAFGLAGRRGFGRSGGRFTLRAVEREVTLGSEDWRTVYDATLGRYEPLETAAPVLPPAPARTHLHLLTPWRLKRDGRRIGARELTALDIAHALYRRLRTLAAAHGGDPDTFDHRRLPTDPDALQLEVDWLRWHDWTRYSLRQDALMQLGGLIGEVSLTGPALAELWPALWFGQWTHLGKGTAFGLGGYRIARDENTTL, from the coding sequence ATGGGTTGGAGAGAGCCGATCGAAGCCGCGCCGTTGCAGGCCATGACAGCGAATCTCGGGATGGCGGAGGACAGGTCGGAACACATCGACCCGGAGCCGTTGACCGAGGCACTGATGGGCGAGTCTGTCCCGCCACTGGCCCGCTTCCGCGTTCATTTCACGGCTCAGGAGCCGATCCGTCTGCCCGAATACAGCGGCTCGGCCTGGCGGGGACTGCTCGGCCACGGACTGCGCCGCACCGCCTGTGTCACCCGTCAGCCGACCTGCACCGGCTGTCTGCTCATTCAGAACTGCGTCTACTCGACCCTGTTCGAGACCCCGGACGCCCAGGGCACGCCGGGCGGGGCACCGCATCCCTTCATCCTCGCCATCAATCCGCAGGCTCCGCGCGCACTGGAACCAGAGACGGCCTTCAGCCTCGATCTCCAGTTGCTGGGCACGGCCATCCAGCAGATGCCCTATCTGATCCACGCCTTCGGACTGGCTGGCCGGCGCGGTTTCGGGCGCTCAGGCGGACGTTTCACCCTGAGGGCGGTTGAGCGCGAAGTCACGCTGGGGTCTGAGGACTGGCGGACGGTCTATGACGCCACGCTCGGCCGCTATGAGCCGCTGGAAACCGCCGCACCCGTGTTACCGCCGGCCCCGGCGCGTACGCATCTGCATCTGCTCACCCCCTGGCGGCTCAAGCGCGATGGTCGGCGGATCGGTGCACGCGAACTGACTGCACTCGACATCGCCCACGCCCTCTATCGCCGACTGCGCACCCTGGCCGCCGCGCATGGCGGTGATCCCGACACCTTCGATCATCGCCGGTTGCCGACCGATCCCGACGCCCTCCAGTTGGAGGTCGACTGGCTGCGCTGGCACGACTGGACGCGCTATTCCTTGCGTCAGGATGCGCTGATGCAGTTGGGTGGTCTGATCGGTGAAGTCAGCCTCACCGGCCCGGCGCTCGCCGAGCTGTGGCCGGCGCTCTGGTTCGGGCAGTGGACGCATTTAGGCAAGGGGACGGCGTTTGGGTTGGGTGGGTATCGGATCGCGCGGGACGAAAACACAACGCTTTGA
- a CDS encoding RAMP superfamily CRISPR-associated protein produces the protein MREALRRLYPVANDAHPGLLMQRGLMEHNEENKEAKTAHIRKICGITSTPFYHNAYQRWRTATADPLRFRQLELALESRLFIGLTGGGMLETGCAISHSYGMPYIPGSSVKGVVRAQVCGSPFAGQHPEVIAELFGAEADPTPEAPYPQGLSGLVTFHDAWWVPGSAEHPLVEEIVTTHHLEYYGTEGRTPATDFDSPVPNAQIAVQGNFLFVLEGPLAWLELAQRMLIAALSKRGIGAKTRTGYGLFDPAPQKPAGPVCAWVDETIARLAQQNNNAKPDDVLRSKGLAGEWAALTDPALKAEALEDIRSRWQAKGWWDEPPGKSAKQARAIYDG, from the coding sequence ATGCGCGAAGCGCTGCGTCGGCTGTATCCCGTCGCCAATGACGCGCATCCCGGACTGCTGATGCAGCGGGGACTCATGGAGCACAACGAAGAGAACAAGGAAGCAAAGACAGCGCATATCCGTAAGATTTGCGGGATCACATCGACGCCCTTCTACCACAATGCCTACCAGCGCTGGCGGACCGCCACCGCCGATCCGCTGCGCTTTCGTCAGCTTGAACTGGCGCTGGAATCGCGCCTGTTCATCGGTCTGACCGGCGGCGGAATGCTGGAAACGGGGTGCGCGATCAGCCACAGCTACGGGATGCCCTATATTCCCGGTTCCAGCGTCAAGGGTGTGGTGCGAGCGCAAGTATGCGGTAGCCCGTTTGCCGGTCAGCATCCGGAAGTAATCGCTGAACTCTTCGGTGCCGAGGCTGATCCGACACCGGAGGCGCCCTATCCGCAAGGGCTGTCGGGACTGGTGACTTTCCACGATGCCTGGTGGGTGCCCGGTTCCGCCGAGCACCCGCTGGTCGAGGAGATCGTCACCACGCATCATCTGGAGTATTACGGCACCGAGGGCCGCACCCCGGCCACCGATTTCGACAGTCCGGTACCCAATGCTCAGATCGCCGTTCAGGGGAACTTCCTGTTCGTACTGGAAGGACCGCTTGCATGGCTGGAATTGGCCCAACGGATGCTGATCGCCGCGCTCTCCAAACGTGGGATCGGGGCCAAGACCCGTACCGGCTACGGACTGTTCGATCCCGCGCCGCAGAAACCCGCCGGGCCAGTCTGCGCCTGGGTGGATGAAACCATTGCCCGTCTGGCCCAGCAGAACAATAATGCCAAACCCGATGACGTCCTGCGCAGCAAAGGACTGGCGGGCGAATGGGCGGCGCTGACCGATCCGGCACTGAAGGCCGAGGCGCTGGAGGATATTCGGTCGCGCTGGCAGGCTAAAGGATGGTGGGATGAGCCGCCCGGCAAATCGGCCAAGCAGGCACGCGCCATCTATGACGGCTGA
- the cas10 gene encoding type III-B CRISPR-associated protein Cas10/Cmr2: MPQYLVTLSLGPVQSLIEAARRTRDLWCGSWLLSESARAAARVLHQAQPGCLIFPCPQNPDVELQPQQEPGDSANIANILRAEVDLPDAAAARVLCERAKQAAAQRLIDLGEQARGQLRVKLRDEVWQAQIGDLLESFAAWAEIPTGPDGYRQASARLGATLAARKATRDFRPAVPLKTPGLPKSSLDGALETVLPKPEDWPEQHRDRRKLGLSRGEQLDALGVMKRMAGQVEQFTPYSRVAADPWIRTLPTERQAALCAAYEPLVKSKLATRVSGNHGDYDALPYDAQMLYDFRLDNALAAKGEDAAEPEEREALLKLQKVMKSLPAESGAPVPYAVILKADGDRMGALLQQAKQAADSRAISQSLHGFASSVRELVRQHHGHAIYSGGDDVLALVPLPEALACARTLAEAFAKALQPVAKSLGLNAAEHPTLSVGLAIGHLMEPLGALRKRAGHAEHLAKGDTEKRPRNALAIVLGIRSGGELEWRANWDDSKALADLEAFTTAYRDGRLPSRVAYDLRAIDRRLAWMRQDDSEIARGMRKAEVARMLDRAREEGGTDELSPALRELILTRAGGPTSTPSPSLAKLADTLILARWLSARTVADLGVRDQ, translated from the coding sequence ATGCCCCAGTATCTCGTGACCCTATCGCTTGGCCCGGTGCAGAGCCTGATCGAAGCGGCGCGGCGCACGCGCGATCTCTGGTGCGGTTCCTGGCTGCTGTCGGAGTCGGCGCGCGCCGCAGCGCGGGTGCTGCATCAGGCCCAACCCGGCTGCCTCATTTTTCCCTGTCCCCAGAACCCCGATGTGGAACTCCAGCCGCAACAGGAGCCGGGCGACAGCGCCAACATCGCCAATATCCTGCGCGCCGAGGTGGACTTGCCGGATGCCGCCGCCGCCCGCGTCCTGTGCGAGCGGGCCAAACAGGCCGCCGCCCAGCGTCTGATCGACCTGGGCGAACAGGCGCGCGGCCAACTCAGGGTCAAACTGCGCGATGAGGTCTGGCAGGCACAGATCGGCGACCTGCTGGAGAGCTTCGCCGCCTGGGCCGAGATTCCCACTGGGCCGGACGGCTACCGGCAGGCCAGCGCCCGGCTCGGCGCGACGCTGGCCGCGCGCAAGGCGACCCGCGATTTCCGCCCCGCCGTGCCCCTGAAGACGCCGGGCCTGCCCAAGTCCTCGCTCGATGGCGCGCTGGAAACCGTGTTGCCAAAGCCCGAGGATTGGCCCGAACAGCATCGGGATCGTCGCAAGCTCGGTCTTTCGCGCGGCGAGCAGCTCGATGCCTTGGGCGTCATGAAGCGGATGGCCGGCCAGGTCGAGCAGTTCACCCCCTACTCGCGCGTGGCCGCCGATCCCTGGATCCGCACGCTCCCAACTGAACGGCAAGCGGCGCTGTGTGCGGCTTACGAACCGCTGGTCAAGTCGAAGCTGGCGACGCGAGTCAGCGGCAATCACGGTGACTACGATGCGCTTCCCTACGATGCCCAGATGCTCTACGACTTCCGTCTCGACAATGCGCTGGCGGCCAAGGGCGAAGACGCGGCCGAGCCGGAGGAGCGTGAAGCGCTCTTGAAGCTACAAAAGGTCATGAAGTCACTGCCGGCGGAGAGCGGTGCCCCGGTGCCCTATGCCGTGATCCTCAAGGCCGACGGCGACCGCATGGGCGCCCTTCTGCAACAGGCCAAGCAGGCGGCGGATTCACGCGCGATCTCCCAATCGCTGCATGGCTTTGCTTCCAGCGTTCGCGAACTGGTACGCCAACACCACGGTCATGCCATCTACTCCGGCGGCGACGACGTGCTCGCTCTGGTACCGCTGCCGGAAGCCTTGGCCTGTGCGCGGACACTGGCCGAGGCCTTCGCGAAGGCACTCCAGCCGGTGGCCAAGTCGCTCGGACTCAACGCCGCCGAGCATCCGACGCTTTCCGTCGGGCTGGCCATCGGCCATCTGATGGAACCGCTGGGTGCGTTGCGCAAGCGAGCCGGTCACGCCGAGCATCTGGCCAAGGGCGATACCGAGAAGAGGCCACGCAATGCCCTGGCCATCGTGCTGGGGATTCGCTCCGGCGGCGAACTGGAATGGCGGGCCAACTGGGACGACAGCAAGGCGCTCGCCGACCTGGAAGCCTTCACCACCGCCTATCGTGACGGCCGGCTGCCCAGCCGGGTGGCCTACGATCTGCGTGCCATCGACAGGCGTCTGGCCTGGATGCGTCAGGATGACAGCGAAATCGCACGTGGAATGCGCAAAGCCGAGGTCGCGCGCATGCTTGACCGGGCGCGGGAAGAAGGCGGCACCGATGAGCTTTCGCCGGCGCTGCGGGAATTAATTCTGACCCGTGCCGGTGGCCCGACATCGACCCCAAGCCCGTCTTTGGCCAAATTGGCCGATACATTGATTCTGGCGCGCTGGCTCTCCGCCCGCACTGTCGCCGATCTGGGAGTACGCGACCAATGA